The following are from one region of the Strix aluco isolate bStrAlu1 chromosome 30, bStrAlu1.hap1, whole genome shotgun sequence genome:
- the LOC141916704 gene encoding uncharacterized protein LOC141916704, with amino-acid sequence MAGAWATLLCHVLLVAAGGLPLSCGTELLEGLQGQSVSFPALHPMAEDIVRVTWRFQGTHIAEAKPRQKMFTVDYLPRFRGRLFIHPASLSLEIRLLKPGDGGRYEVVVDTFSDPTNPKTFSCLLLVNGDSPAMTAGPGDAGGHSGSTAGPRAVTKPPAADTVTWGAGWGQPPGNGGGSGGCGVQDQYCVVKGYLVAAVFGPLLMLVVAIHIVTRDKATELGGLSGAESGV; translated from the exons ATGGCCGGAGCCTGGGCCACGCTTCTCTGCCACGTGCTGCTGGTGGCAGCCGGGG GGCTGCCTCTCTCCTGCGGCACCgagctgctggaggggctgcagggacagTCCGTGTCCTTCCCAGCCCTACACCCCATGGCTGAGGACATCGTGCGGGTCACCTGGAGGTTCCAGGGGACCCACATCGCCGAGGCCAAGCCCAGGCAGAAGATGTTCACCGTGGACTACCTGCCCCGCTTCCGTGGCCGGCTGTTCATTCACCCCGCCAGCCTGTCCCTGGAGATCAGACTACTGAAGCCGGGGGACGGCGGGAGGTACGAGGTGGTCGTGGACACCTTCTCCGACCCCACCAACCCAAAGACATTTTCCTGCTTATTGCTGGTTAACG GTGACTCACCCGCGATGACGGCCGGGCCCGGTGACGCAGGAGGACACAGCGGGAGCACGGCGGGACCCCGGGCAGTGACCAAGCCCCCTGCTGCCGACACCGTGACATGGGGCGCAGGTTGGGGGCAGCCCCCGGGCAATGGTGGGGGGTCAGGGGGGTGCGGGGTGCAGGACCAGTACTGCGTGGTGAAGGGCTATCTCGTGGCTGCCGTCTTCGGGCCGCTGCTGATGCTGGTGGTGGCCATCCACATCGTGACCAGGGACAAAGCCACTGAGCTGGGGGGTCTCAGTGGGGCCGAGAGTGGGGTCTGA
- the LOC141916664 gene encoding uncharacterized protein LOC141916664 isoform X1, with amino-acid sequence MEPRGVGTGWFCIAVLCSGAALVLKEKESGHQSTTQRDDVLEPTGDPTTTTRNEDKLTTWPATTPTPPWTGDTLTTPVLTQVGTVGNKTQNAAAVPIRYWSPAIFVVVALLVLFFTYRRTKGEGSRDRADPASDSSDLGALVDIPIYDTTPIIPAPQEKRRGLEDPPAPEHTETTICEPDPPPPQPDTPPAADGPRCSGEAGAD; translated from the exons ATGGAGCCCAGAGGCGTTGGGACAGGGTGGTTCTGCATCGCAGtgctctgctctggggctg CTCTCGTCCTCAAAGAAAAGGAGTCAGGGCATCAGAGCACCACGCAGCGTGATGATGTCCTGGAGCCAACAGGAGACCCCACCACAACCACCAGGAATGAGGACAAGCTGACGACATGGCCAGCGACCACCCCAACCCCTCCTTGGACCGGGGACACCCTCACCACCCCCGTGCTGACACAAGTGGGCACCGTGGGGAACAAAACCC AAAATGCAGCGGCTGTTCCCATCAGGTACTGGTCCCCTGCCATTTTTGTGGTGGTTGCTCTGCTCGTGCTCTTCTTCACCTACCGCCGGACCAAGGGGGAAG GGAGCCGGGACCGAGCCGACCCGGCCAGTGACTCCTCAG ATTTGGGAGCCCTGGTTGACATCCCCATCTACGACACCACCCCGATAATCCCCGCTCCCCAG GAgaagaggagggggctggaggacCCCCCAGCCCCAGAACACACTGAAACCACCATCTGCGAGCCGGACCCCCCACCGCCTCAG cctGACACCCCTCCAGCAGCCGATGGTCCCCGCTGCTCCGGGGAGGCCGGTGCTGACTGA
- the LOC141916701 gene encoding natural killer cell receptor 2B4-like isoform X2, whose protein sequence is MHQHGGPWCPPALSVLLWLVLLATTSGQGALECREQAVSVSRTLRLLPEKPPRGWVKVEWRVTLDSGHKFRILTAEKNQSDQFPKSPFSGRAGFQQNNLSLWISVVRTADSGVYRADFEDTSEPVCPPHLEQNVLHREQGWCNLSLVCAVPGADNVSYSWTCSGAPLGDPEPRSWVHLQVHDDDNHTICSCNVSNPVSWSVVSTDITAACRAEASGLSNIIPWLAVAVFLGLALSVALAVVWYSKRKRGKASPGGHVEEMTTVYEEVGKARTRQNPNGTSEATVGGNTIYAVVCNKTQGPSCPQEPESRTIYSTIQPTRRSPSLKKKRLDPALVSTAYVEVTSIAPAMGGSRRWCSPVQTSPSAPASHHLS, encoded by the exons ATGCACCAGCATGGGGGTCCCTGGTGCCCCCCGGCACTGTCGGTGCTGCtgtggctggtgctgctggccACGACCAGTGGCCAAG GAGCCCTGGAGTGCCGGGAACAAGCCGTGTCTGTCAGCAGGACGCTGCGGCTTCTGCCGGAGAAACCCCCACGGGGGTGGGTAAAGGTCGAATGGAGAGTGACACTGGATTCAGGACACAAGTTCCGGATCCTGACGGCTGAGAAGAATCAGTCTGACCAATTTCCCAAGAGTCCTTTTTCTGGGAGAGCTGGTTTCCAGCAGAATAACCTCTCCCTGTGGATCAGCGTGGTTCGCACAGCAGACAGTGGGGTCTATCGGGCGGATTTTGAGGACACATCAG agcccGTCTGCCCGCCACACCTGGAGCAAAACGTCCTGCACCGGGAGCAGGGCTGGTGCAACCTCTCGCTGGTCTGTGCCGTGCCCGGTGCTGACAACGTCTCCTACAGCTGGACCTGCAGCGGGGCCCCCCTGGGAGACCCAGAGCCCCGGTCCTGGGTGCATCTGCAGGTCCACGATGACGACAACCACACCATCTGCTCCTGCAACGTGAGCAACCCGGTGAGCTGGAGCGTGGTCAGCACCGACATCACGGCAGCCTGCCGCGCCGAGGCCTCGG GGCTTTCCAACATCATTCCGTGGTTGGCGGTCGCTGTGTTCCTGGGGCTGGCGCTCTCCGTAGCCCTCGCTGTCGTCTGGTACTCGAAGAGGAAGCGAGGAAAGGCCTCCCCGGGAG GACACGTCGAGGAGATGACGACTGTCTACGAGGAGGTGGGCAAAGCCCGAACCAGACAAAACCCC AATGGGACCAGTGAGGCCACTGTGGGTGGAAACACCATCTACGCCGTTGTCTGCAACAAGACGCAG GGACCCAGCTGCCCTCAGGAGCCTGAAAGCCGCACCATCTACTCCACGATTCAGCCCACCAGGAGG TCTCCTTCTCTCAAGAAGAAGAGGCTGGACCCAGCTTTGGTTTCCACCGCCTACGTAGAGGTAACGAGCATCGCACCG GCTATGGGGGGTTCTAGACGCTGGTGCTCCCCGGTGCAGACCTCGCCCTCAGCTCCTGCCAGCCACCATCTCTCCTAG
- the LOC141916701 gene encoding natural killer cell receptor 2B4-like isoform X1, whose amino-acid sequence MHQHGGPWCPPALSVLLWLVLLATTSGQGALECREQAVSVSRTLRLLPEKPPRGWVKVEWRVTLDSGHKFRILTAEKNQSDQFPKSPFSGRAGFQQNNLSLWISVVRTADSGVYRADFEDTSGTLTASCFRVSVWEPVCPPHLEQNVLHREQGWCNLSLVCAVPGADNVSYSWTCSGAPLGDPEPRSWVHLQVHDDDNHTICSCNVSNPVSWSVVSTDITAACRAEASGLSNIIPWLAVAVFLGLALSVALAVVWYSKRKRGKASPGGHVEEMTTVYEEVGKARTRQNPNGTSEATVGGNTIYAVVCNKTQGPSCPQEPESRTIYSTIQPTRRSPSLKKKRLDPALVSTAYVEVTSIAPAMGGSRRWCSPVQTSPSAPASHHLS is encoded by the exons ATGCACCAGCATGGGGGTCCCTGGTGCCCCCCGGCACTGTCGGTGCTGCtgtggctggtgctgctggccACGACCAGTGGCCAAG GAGCCCTGGAGTGCCGGGAACAAGCCGTGTCTGTCAGCAGGACGCTGCGGCTTCTGCCGGAGAAACCCCCACGGGGGTGGGTAAAGGTCGAATGGAGAGTGACACTGGATTCAGGACACAAGTTCCGGATCCTGACGGCTGAGAAGAATCAGTCTGACCAATTTCCCAAGAGTCCTTTTTCTGGGAGAGCTGGTTTCCAGCAGAATAACCTCTCCCTGTGGATCAGCGTGGTTCGCACAGCAGACAGTGGGGTCTATCGGGCGGATTTTGAGGACACATCAGGTACTCTTACTGCCTCGTGCTTCCGCGTGTCCGTGTGGG agcccGTCTGCCCGCCACACCTGGAGCAAAACGTCCTGCACCGGGAGCAGGGCTGGTGCAACCTCTCGCTGGTCTGTGCCGTGCCCGGTGCTGACAACGTCTCCTACAGCTGGACCTGCAGCGGGGCCCCCCTGGGAGACCCAGAGCCCCGGTCCTGGGTGCATCTGCAGGTCCACGATGACGACAACCACACCATCTGCTCCTGCAACGTGAGCAACCCGGTGAGCTGGAGCGTGGTCAGCACCGACATCACGGCAGCCTGCCGCGCCGAGGCCTCGG GGCTTTCCAACATCATTCCGTGGTTGGCGGTCGCTGTGTTCCTGGGGCTGGCGCTCTCCGTAGCCCTCGCTGTCGTCTGGTACTCGAAGAGGAAGCGAGGAAAGGCCTCCCCGGGAG GACACGTCGAGGAGATGACGACTGTCTACGAGGAGGTGGGCAAAGCCCGAACCAGACAAAACCCC AATGGGACCAGTGAGGCCACTGTGGGTGGAAACACCATCTACGCCGTTGTCTGCAACAAGACGCAG GGACCCAGCTGCCCTCAGGAGCCTGAAAGCCGCACCATCTACTCCACGATTCAGCCCACCAGGAGG TCTCCTTCTCTCAAGAAGAAGAGGCTGGACCCAGCTTTGGTTTCCACCGCCTACGTAGAGGTAACGAGCATCGCACCG GCTATGGGGGGTTCTAGACGCTGGTGCTCCCCGGTGCAGACCTCGCCCTCAGCTCCTGCCAGCCACCATCTCTCCTAG
- the LOC141916678 gene encoding CD48 antigen-like isoform X2: MAMGLTAVLFFLFIMKAWAQDGPSKVVGVVHEVAYLSPSLQNQKPFHQIHWRRNNSVKIASRNSRAKVQYPNSTYKGRLELFPNNTLKISYLQKNDSSMYQVYLEDEAGKEQIESILLTVYDLVPKPTVSAKVISADPELCEAILECSVGLEGVTYKWIPHSKFPPESVGASEQRVFFNPSMETYTCEVSNPVSSNNASLTYRHPCSWTGESSASHTTTSMLVVLGHLLLLLLLTQA; the protein is encoded by the exons ATGGCGATGGGGCTTACAGCCgtgctcttcttcctcttcatcatgAAAG CCTGGGCACAAGACGGTCCATCGAAGGTGGTCGGGGTTGTTCATGAGGTGGCGTATCTCAGCCCCAGCCTGCAAAACCAGAAGCCCTTCCACCAAATCCATTGGCGACGCAACAACTCTGTGAAGATCGCCAGCAGGAACAGCAGGGCGAAGGTCCAGTACCCCAACAGCACCTACAAGGGACGTCTGGAGCTCTTTCCCAATAACACATTAAAAATCAGCTATCTGCAGAAAAATGACAGCAGCATGTACCAGGTGTACCTGGAGGACGAGGCGGGCAAGGAGCAGATCGAAAGCATCCTCCTGACGGTGTACG ATCTGGTCCCGAAGCCCACTGTGAGTGCTAAAGTGATCAGTGCTGACCCGGAGTTGTGTGAAGCCATCCTGGAGTGCTCGGTGGGGCTTGAAGGGGTGACCTACAAGTGGATCCCCCACAGCAAGTTCCCACCGGAGAGTGTGGGTGCCTCTGAGCAGCGCGTCTTCTTCAACCCCTCGATGGAAACCTACACCTGCGAAGTCAGCAACCCTGTCTCCTCCAACAACGCCTCGCTGACCTACAGGCACCCCTGCTCCTGGACAG GTGAGTCTTCTGCATCACACACTACCACCAGCATGCTGGTGGTCCTGggacacctcctcctcctcctcctcctcactcagGCTTAA
- the SLAMF1 gene encoding signaling lymphocytic activation molecule, translated as MGCSVCLWLLISLGRVWGTGRGARETVLGTLGKATILRIPPELQNLTLRFGAAVWKRDTEDPQRKLVLLKYADGNYTNYMENRMRFHKSDFSLEILNTSRQDQQFYEYIVSKGPEEKVWQIQLEVYEPVSDPSIHVLSWALTNGSCTVTLNCTAARGDNVLYSWDSWDTSTSGLCSGSGSLLHFSYPLQNTSVSCTCTASNSISSRVVIFNSSECSYEQGGSAGLREKSVVVVVALVVVAVVVIAALMFIRVKTTCLAMPTACQKRDHSPLAENNEVHTIYSQVQRVEKQKVALTAEDPSCTTIYAAATGLPPDTAPAPNRAPRPPRSPPTEPPAPRGHPSLPQSPDKEPTTVYASVMMPTA; from the exons ATGGGCTGCAGCGTCTGTCTCTGGCTGCTGATCTCTCTCGGCCGTGTTTGGG gcACGGGCCGCGGGGCGAGGGAGACGGTGCTGGGCACCTTGGGGAAGGCGACGATATTGCGGATCCCCCCTGAACTCCAGAACCTGACCCTGCGCTTCGGGGCGGCTGTCTGGAAGCGGGACACGGAGGACCCACAGAGGAAGCTCGTCCTGCTCAAGTACGCGGACGGCAACTACACCAACTACATGGAGAACCGAATGCGCTTCCACAAGTCGGACTTTTCCCTGGAGATCCTGAACACCAGCCGGCAGGATCAGCAGTTCTACGAGTACATAGTCAGCAAGGGGCCGGAGGAGAAAGTCTGGCAGATACAGCTGGAGGTGTACG AGCCGGTGTCTGATCCCAGCATCCACGTCCTCAGCTGGGCGCTGACCAACGGCAGCTGCACCGTCACCCTCAACTGCACGGCAGCGCGAGGGGACAACGTCCTctacagctgggacagctgggaCACCAGCACCTCGGGGCTCTGCTCCGGCAGCGGCAGCCTCCTGCACTTCTCCTACCCCCTGCAGAACACAAGCGTCTCCTGCACCTGCACAGCCAGCAACTCCATCAGCAGCCGAGTCGTCATCTTCAACTCCTCCGAGTGCAGCTACGAGCAAGGGG GCAGCGCTGGTCTGAGAGAGAAgtctgtggtggtggtggtggcactggtggtggtggcggtggtggtCATTGCTGCGTTGATGTTCATCAGGGTCAAGACCACCTGTTTGGCCATGCCCACCG CCTGCCAGAAGCGGGACCACTCGCCGCTCGCCGAGAACAACGAGGTGCACACTATCTACTCCCAAGTGCAGCGGGTGGAG AAGCAGAAAGTGGCTCTCACCGCTGAGGACCCCTCCTGCACCACCATCTACGCTGCAGCCACCGGCCTGCCCCCGGACACGGCCCCGGCCCCCAACAGAGCCCCACGGCCCCCACGCAGCCCCCCGACAGAGCCCCCTGCCCCGCGGGGCCACCCATCCCTCCCGCAG AGCCCTGATAAGGAGCCCACAACTGTTTACGCCAGCGTGATGATGCCCACAGCCTGA
- the LOC141916702 gene encoding natural killer cell receptor 2B4-like isoform X2, with amino-acid sequence MGGLPGVVGGCRCRAGACPELPPQFPPFSGTAMEHVILLLLLLSVFFLCQAQALECREQAVSVSGTLRLLPEKPPRGWVKAEWRVTLDSGHKFRILTAEKNQADQFPKSPFSVRAGFQQNNLSLWISAVGTADSGVYWVEFEDTSGAVTASCFHVSVWEPVHPPHLEQNVLHREQGWCNLSLVCAVSSAANVSYSWTCSGAPLGDPELRSWVHLQVHDDDNHTICSCNVSNPVSWSVVSTDITAACRAEASGILQPYCLVKGLLCLLVLGSLGAAVAVTHILVQRWGPPSRGSHGSLGAG; translated from the exons ATGGGGGGGCTCCCAGGGGTTGTGGGGGGCTGCAGATGTAGAGCTGGGGCCTGTCCTGAGCTTCCACCCCAATTCCCACCTTTCTCTGGGACAGCCATGGAGCAcgtcatcctcctcctcctcctcctctccgtCTTCTTCCTCTGCCAAGCCCAAG CCCTGGAGTGCCGGGAACAAGCCGTGTCTGTCAGCGGGACGCTGCGGCTTCTGCCGGAGAAACCCCCGCGGGGGTGGGTAAAGGCCGAATGGAGAGTGACACTGGATTCAGGACACAAGTTCCGGATCCTGACGGCTGAGAAGAATCAGGCTGACCAGTTTCCCAAGAGTCCTTTTTCTGTGAGAGCTGGTTTCCAGCAGAATAACCTCTCCCTGTGGATCAGCGCGGTTGGCACAGCAGACAGTGGGGTCTATTGGGTGGAATTTGAGGACACATCAGGTGCTGTTACTGCCTCGTGCTTCCACGTGTCCGTGTGGG AGCCCGTCCACCCGCCACACCTGGAGCAAAACGTCCTGCACCGGGAGCAGGGCTGGTGCAACCTCTCGCTGGTCTGTGCCGTGTCCAGTGCCGCCAACGTCTCCTACAGCTGGACCTGCAGCGGGGCCCCCCTGGGAGACCCAGAGCTCCGGTCCTGGGTGCATCTGCAGGTCCACGATGACGACAACCACACCATCTGCTCCTGCAACGTGAGCAACCCGGTGAGCTGGAGCGTGGTCAGCACCGACATCACGGCAGCCTGCCGCGCCGAGGCCTCAG GTATTTTACAGCCCTACTGCCTGGTGAaggggctgctctgcctgctggtgctgggcagcctgggCGCAGCCGTGGCCGTCACCCACATCCTCGTCCAGCGGTGGGGACCCCCTTCCCGCGGCTCTCACGGCTCTTTGGGTGCTGGGTAG
- the LOC141916678 gene encoding CD48 antigen-like isoform X3: MAMGLTAVLFFLFIMKAAWAQDGPSKVVGVVHEVAYLSPSLQNQKPFHQIHWRRNNSVKIASRNSRAKVQYPNSTYKGRLELFPNNTLKISYLQKNDSSMYQVYLEDEAGKEQIESILLTVYDLVPKPTVSAKVISADPELCEAILECSVGLEGVTYKWIPHSKFPPESVGASEQRVFFNPSMETYTCEVSNPVSSNNASLTYRHPCSWTGPVPA, from the exons ATGGCGATGGGGCTTACAGCCgtgctcttcttcctcttcatcatgAAAG CAGCCTGGGCACAAGACGGTCCATCGAAGGTGGTCGGGGTTGTTCATGAGGTGGCGTATCTCAGCCCCAGCCTGCAAAACCAGAAGCCCTTCCACCAAATCCATTGGCGACGCAACAACTCTGTGAAGATCGCCAGCAGGAACAGCAGGGCGAAGGTCCAGTACCCCAACAGCACCTACAAGGGACGTCTGGAGCTCTTTCCCAATAACACATTAAAAATCAGCTATCTGCAGAAAAATGACAGCAGCATGTACCAGGTGTACCTGGAGGACGAGGCGGGCAAGGAGCAGATCGAAAGCATCCTCCTGACGGTGTACG ATCTGGTCCCGAAGCCCACTGTGAGTGCTAAAGTGATCAGTGCTGACCCGGAGTTGTGTGAAGCCATCCTGGAGTGCTCGGTGGGGCTTGAAGGGGTGACCTACAAGTGGATCCCCCACAGCAAGTTCCCACCGGAGAGTGTGGGTGCCTCTGAGCAGCGCGTCTTCTTCAACCCCTCGATGGAAACCTACACCTGCGAAGTCAGCAACCCTGTCTCCTCCAACAACGCCTCGCTGACCTACAGGCACCCCTGCTCCTGGACAG GACCCGTGCCTGCATGA
- the LOC141916702 gene encoding natural killer cell receptor 2B4-like isoform X1, whose product MGGLPGVVGGCRCRAGACPELPPQFPPFSGTAMEHVILLLLLLSVFFLCQAQGALECREQAVSVSGTLRLLPEKPPRGWVKAEWRVTLDSGHKFRILTAEKNQADQFPKSPFSVRAGFQQNNLSLWISAVGTADSGVYWVEFEDTSGAVTASCFHVSVWEPVHPPHLEQNVLHREQGWCNLSLVCAVSSAANVSYSWTCSGAPLGDPELRSWVHLQVHDDDNHTICSCNVSNPVSWSVVSTDITAACRAEASGILQPYCLVKGLLCLLVLGSLGAAVAVTHILVQRWGPPSRGSHGSLGAG is encoded by the exons ATGGGGGGGCTCCCAGGGGTTGTGGGGGGCTGCAGATGTAGAGCTGGGGCCTGTCCTGAGCTTCCACCCCAATTCCCACCTTTCTCTGGGACAGCCATGGAGCAcgtcatcctcctcctcctcctcctctccgtCTTCTTCCTCTGCCAAGCCCAAG GAGCCCTGGAGTGCCGGGAACAAGCCGTGTCTGTCAGCGGGACGCTGCGGCTTCTGCCGGAGAAACCCCCGCGGGGGTGGGTAAAGGCCGAATGGAGAGTGACACTGGATTCAGGACACAAGTTCCGGATCCTGACGGCTGAGAAGAATCAGGCTGACCAGTTTCCCAAGAGTCCTTTTTCTGTGAGAGCTGGTTTCCAGCAGAATAACCTCTCCCTGTGGATCAGCGCGGTTGGCACAGCAGACAGTGGGGTCTATTGGGTGGAATTTGAGGACACATCAGGTGCTGTTACTGCCTCGTGCTTCCACGTGTCCGTGTGGG AGCCCGTCCACCCGCCACACCTGGAGCAAAACGTCCTGCACCGGGAGCAGGGCTGGTGCAACCTCTCGCTGGTCTGTGCCGTGTCCAGTGCCGCCAACGTCTCCTACAGCTGGACCTGCAGCGGGGCCCCCCTGGGAGACCCAGAGCTCCGGTCCTGGGTGCATCTGCAGGTCCACGATGACGACAACCACACCATCTGCTCCTGCAACGTGAGCAACCCGGTGAGCTGGAGCGTGGTCAGCACCGACATCACGGCAGCCTGCCGCGCCGAGGCCTCAG GTATTTTACAGCCCTACTGCCTGGTGAaggggctgctctgcctgctggtgctgggcagcctgggCGCAGCCGTGGCCGTCACCCACATCCTCGTCCAGCGGTGGGGACCCCCTTCCCGCGGCTCTCACGGCTCTTTGGGTGCTGGGTAG
- the LOC141916664 gene encoding uncharacterized protein LOC141916664 isoform X3 produces MASDHPNPSLDRGHPHHPRADTSGHRGEQNPYWSPAIFVVVALLVLFFTYRRTKGEGSRDRADPASDSSDLGALVDIPIYDTTPIIPAPQEKRRGLEDPPAPEHTETTICEPDPPPPQPDTPPAADGPRCSGEAGAD; encoded by the exons ATGGCCAGCGACCACCCCAACCCCTCCTTGGACCGGGGACACCCTCACCACCCCCGTGCTGACACAAGTGGGCACCGTGGGGAACAAAACCC GTACTGGTCCCCTGCCATTTTTGTGGTGGTTGCTCTGCTCGTGCTCTTCTTCACCTACCGCCGGACCAAGGGGGAAG GGAGCCGGGACCGAGCCGACCCGGCCAGTGACTCCTCAG ATTTGGGAGCCCTGGTTGACATCCCCATCTACGACACCACCCCGATAATCCCCGCTCCCCAG GAgaagaggagggggctggaggacCCCCCAGCCCCAGAACACACTGAAACCACCATCTGCGAGCCGGACCCCCCACCGCCTCAG cctGACACCCCTCCAGCAGCCGATGGTCCCCGCTGCTCCGGGGAGGCCGGTGCTGACTGA
- the LOC141916664 gene encoding uncharacterized protein LOC141916664 isoform X2 → MEPRGVGTGWFCIAVLCSGAALVLKEKESGHQSTTQRDDVLEPTGDPTTTTRNEDKLTTWPATTPTPPWTGDTLTTPVLTQVGTVGNKTQNAAAVPIRYWSPAIFVVVALLVLFFTYRRTKGEDLGALVDIPIYDTTPIIPAPQEKRRGLEDPPAPEHTETTICEPDPPPPQPDTPPAADGPRCSGEAGAD, encoded by the exons ATGGAGCCCAGAGGCGTTGGGACAGGGTGGTTCTGCATCGCAGtgctctgctctggggctg CTCTCGTCCTCAAAGAAAAGGAGTCAGGGCATCAGAGCACCACGCAGCGTGATGATGTCCTGGAGCCAACAGGAGACCCCACCACAACCACCAGGAATGAGGACAAGCTGACGACATGGCCAGCGACCACCCCAACCCCTCCTTGGACCGGGGACACCCTCACCACCCCCGTGCTGACACAAGTGGGCACCGTGGGGAACAAAACCC AAAATGCAGCGGCTGTTCCCATCAGGTACTGGTCCCCTGCCATTTTTGTGGTGGTTGCTCTGCTCGTGCTCTTCTTCACCTACCGCCGGACCAAGGGGGAAG ATTTGGGAGCCCTGGTTGACATCCCCATCTACGACACCACCCCGATAATCCCCGCTCCCCAG GAgaagaggagggggctggaggacCCCCCAGCCCCAGAACACACTGAAACCACCATCTGCGAGCCGGACCCCCCACCGCCTCAG cctGACACCCCTCCAGCAGCCGATGGTCCCCGCTGCTCCGGGGAGGCCGGTGCTGACTGA
- the LOC141916678 gene encoding CD48 antigen-like isoform X1, translated as MAMGLTAVLFFLFIMKAAWAQDGPSKVVGVVHEVAYLSPSLQNQKPFHQIHWRRNNSVKIASRNSRAKVQYPNSTYKGRLELFPNNTLKISYLQKNDSSMYQVYLEDEAGKEQIESILLTVYDLVPKPTVSAKVISADPELCEAILECSVGLEGVTYKWIPHSKFPPESVGASEQRVFFNPSMETYTCEVSNPVSSNNASLTYRHPCSWTGESSASHTTTSMLVVLGHLLLLLLLTQA; from the exons ATGGCGATGGGGCTTACAGCCgtgctcttcttcctcttcatcatgAAAG CAGCCTGGGCACAAGACGGTCCATCGAAGGTGGTCGGGGTTGTTCATGAGGTGGCGTATCTCAGCCCCAGCCTGCAAAACCAGAAGCCCTTCCACCAAATCCATTGGCGACGCAACAACTCTGTGAAGATCGCCAGCAGGAACAGCAGGGCGAAGGTCCAGTACCCCAACAGCACCTACAAGGGACGTCTGGAGCTCTTTCCCAATAACACATTAAAAATCAGCTATCTGCAGAAAAATGACAGCAGCATGTACCAGGTGTACCTGGAGGACGAGGCGGGCAAGGAGCAGATCGAAAGCATCCTCCTGACGGTGTACG ATCTGGTCCCGAAGCCCACTGTGAGTGCTAAAGTGATCAGTGCTGACCCGGAGTTGTGTGAAGCCATCCTGGAGTGCTCGGTGGGGCTTGAAGGGGTGACCTACAAGTGGATCCCCCACAGCAAGTTCCCACCGGAGAGTGTGGGTGCCTCTGAGCAGCGCGTCTTCTTCAACCCCTCGATGGAAACCTACACCTGCGAAGTCAGCAACCCTGTCTCCTCCAACAACGCCTCGCTGACCTACAGGCACCCCTGCTCCTGGACAG GTGAGTCTTCTGCATCACACACTACCACCAGCATGCTGGTGGTCCTGggacacctcctcctcctcctcctcctcactcagGCTTAA